ATGTATAATTCACATTGAGGGAGAAGGGACACGAAGGAGCTGTTTCTTGGGAGACATGACATAGTCCTAGGCCAAGGGTCACAGACAGAGGCCTCCCGGGTATGAAATCCGTAGAATGCCTTCTCCTGTGCAAGCCAAGAGGCAAGTAAGTCCCTCAGGGACCTCGAAGGGCCAAGCCCAGGGGACTTTAAGAGCACAGTGATGGAAGACCACCCCATACTTCCTATTGGATCAGTGCACTGCGTCCCCACTGCTTGTGATGCTGGCATTCAGCCCTTCTGTATGAGGCTGCCCCTGCCAACTCCCGCCCTCAGGCTGCAAAGAGTCAGACAGACCGTGGCTTATTTAGTGACACATGACCTTGCAGAAGCAGTTCCTCTGTCTCATTGGATAACCAAGTAAAGCCAGCTAaattaaaaaccagaaacaatTATACAGAGCCATGTCCCCACCCATTCttttccatcccccaccccacctcaatCCCTTCCCAGCCTTGGAATCCGAGAGTCAATCCTGCACATTCCAGCCCCTTGCAGATATCTCCAGCCTATGCACAAGGAAGAGAGCCCCAGCTATCGAATTGCTCAACATCTTCCAGGTAAAAGATTAGTCctcacactaaaaaaataaaaacaaaaaacccctgcAGTCCAGTTATCTGTACACAGTCATGGAAATACGGCCCATCTTCCCGCCTGCCGCGGACGAACACCCCCACCAAAGGCTGGCACGACCCCAAGTTCCAGTTAATGAGGCGAAGTGGCAGCTTCCATGGGCACAAGCAGCCTGGGTTCTTGGTGGGGGCACCACGTTAAGCCCTGGTGGCTGTGCTCCTCACACACCTCAATTTCCCCATTCCACACACAGCTCTGCGCTCACAGCGTGTGCATCTACTGGGGTCCTCGCTCACTTCCCCAGTGCAGACGAGAGTAGGGACTTACAACTGGTTTATGGAACGGAAGTGAAGGACCTGGCTCCTTTAAACTTGAAAACCCCGAATGGGAAGCTGAATGGCTTCTGGACCttctggggagggcagggcctggacGGACTCTCAGACGTGCAGAGTCGGCCTAGATGTGCGGAGTCACGTGGCTTATGCATTCTTAGAGTCCTGGCTCCCACAGTGACGAAGAATAAGCGAGCTTACTGCACAGGGCTGCTGGGGGCTAACCGTACAGGTGTTACAGCTGTAGCATGAGAGCTTTGCTGGGCACGGGGCAGGTGTATGCCATATGTCCCCGTGCTCCCTCAATAGAATTGCTTCTCCTCAGTCACTGAAAGCTTTGCAGACAATCCCTAATGACCACCTCTTGAGCACTCCTCAAAGAGTGCATTATCGCATTTAGGGCCTTTAAGCACAACAGTTGAGTAAATACCCAGCACGATAATCAAAACAGTAAAATAGTCAAAGAAACTGTCGAGGTGTAAATATTTATCCCCGGTTCATATTCGTCAAACAGACGAGTCTGATTGTTTCCTACCCATGCTCGTGGTGGGTGTCAGCAGCCAGGGGAGGCAGAGGCTGCCATTCCCACGTAGGTGTGGTTGGTGCCACAGGCTGAAGGCCAAGGGAGAAGGTGGCTGAGAAGAGGTGCCGGGAAGAAGCTTCCAGCTATTTGTAGCATAAAGCCGCTGTCAATGGCAGTTCTGGGGAAATGGTGTGGTAACCGGCTTCCTTCCCGGACCTGTTTCTGGTGGTTTTTTCCCTAAGGTGGGGAGGTGGCTCCAGATTATGGCTCAAAGAAAAACCTATGCTATTTCAGACTGGTCTGGCTGAAGTTCAGCCTACCTCCAAGGACAGACATTAACTTATCTTGATGCAGACAATCAGCAAGAACTCAAAAAGTTTTCACACTCCCTCTGCCATCTGACTCGTATTTCCACATCTCTCGATTCAATTAGCTGGAGAGCAAAACAGAAGACAGTAGCTGGGACAATTTCTCAAAGAGAGGACAAAATGTAACACATCATCttctgtttcgttttgttttccttctgaactCCCCTGGTCGAAAAGTCCCAATCTTACCTTCATAtgaaaccatcagagactctggAAAGCTGAGCCCATCATTTCCTCCTTGTCTAGTCAAGCCACGAGCTAAGCTTCAAATCCAGGTCCCGGCACATGAGAGGGTAAGGGAGCCTCATGGGaaaggaccccctcccccccctcccagcGGCATTTTTTGTGGTTTATTGTCCAGCCGTGTTGGTCCAGTTCAGCCTACTGCCTCACAGCCTGTGTCGACCATAAGTGTCACTGTGGATCAAGTTGGTAGAAAAAAACTGCCCCAGTCCCAATCATGATTCCTAAGGAGCATACGGACGAATGAGCCTCCCTCTGAATCACACAAAGAGCTAGAAGGGACCTAGGGGAACTCTAGCCTCATCCCTGCTTTATAGATGAGACAggcccaggagaggggcagggttgATAGCATGGCACTCAGCTAGCGAGCCCCCCAGTCACCTTATTCCTGGAGAAAGACTTTGATGCTGAGAAATCTGTGGCTTGAGGGCTCCTGCTGCAATTGGGACCATTTCtccaacagcaaaataaaaacaaacggGTCTATTGGGTGATCATTTGAAATCACTGACGAGGGGAACTCAAAACTGCTCCTGATTCTTTCCTCCTGTTATGTTCTTCTGGGAAACCTGACACGTTGTCACTTCTTTTTCAGCGGTTGCAGTCAGAACTCAAACGTTTTCTCAGCATTGATTCCTTCCTGCCGGGGGGGCTTTCAAGTGTCAGCGTCAGAGTGGCTTCTGATTCCTCTGCATTTTCAGTAGAGGGTATGTAGTAGGACTGAAAACCTTTTTTGAGTCAGTAATTTGCTCTGCAATTACCTTTTAACGTCTTCATAATGTGGTGTTGAGCTTAAACAGCAACACGTACCAAACGTCAGTTtcaagaaagcttttaaaaacgGTTTTCCCCAATAAATGTAATCTTCCACACTAGCTCTCAGTTTGCTACAAAGGACGTCCAGAAAACCACACCGCCCGGTGCAGTACAATtgggaaaagaaagtgaaaacccTTTCAGCCTAACGCGCAGCCTGTGTTCCCGTTTGGAGAGGTCACGCACCTCCATCCGCCAGACGCTAGGGAAGAAGGTCGGGATTGGGAGCCCCGCGCGGGGGCGGAAGTGAGGGATAAGGACCCCACAGATGAATGAGCATCCATACCTTTCCGGGCCTGCTGGATGTATCTGGCCAGCAGCGCGCCCAGATGCGCTCGGGGCTCGCCGTCCACCTTCTGCACGGCCCTCAGCTGCCGCCGAAGcgcttcctcctcctgctgcgCCCCTGGGCCCGCAGGGTCCGCCGCGGGTACCGGCTGCGCCAGGGCGCCCGCCGCCAGTACAGCCATCAGCACGCACAGGCACACGCCTCCGTTCATGGCTGCGGAGAGCGAAGAGGAGGGGACGTGAACGAAAAGGTGGGGCGTCGCGGCCTCTCGCGGagggtcagggcacctgggctaTGGAAAAGGGGGCTCAGTCCAAACGCGCGGGGCTCCAGACCCGCCACACTTGCGCAAGCTCTAGGGCACGGGGGCTCGCCAAGCGCCGCCAAGCGCCGACGGGAGCTCCAAGCGCGCTCCTTTTGTCTTTTGGGCGAACCACACCCGGTGCCCCGGTATGGGACGGAGACCCTGTCTTCTGCCCTGGTTAGCAGAAGGAaaatcttctgttttcctttagtgCCAGAAAGTGTTCTTAAAGCGTCTGTCTTCTAACTGGAAAAGCAAGAGATTAATTAAAGATGGGAAAATTAGCTGGAGAGAAGACTCCGTGGGAGAAATGAGATCCTTGACAGCTAAAAAGCTTTCATAAACGGCGAAAAATGAGTAGCGCAGTTTAAAATGTGGgaacagtaggggcgcctgggtggctcagtcggtgaagcgtccgacttcggctcaggtcatgatctcgcggtccgtgagttcgagccccgcgtcgggctctgtgctgacagctcagagcccggagcctgtttcagattctgtgtctccctctctctctgcccctcccccgttcatgctgtctctccctgtctcaaaaataagtaaacgttaagaaattaaaaaaaaaataaaatgtgggaacaataaataaaagccatattTATAAAGTTTCTTTAAGGTGTAGATGGGAATTGGCAGTAAACCACCACGCAAACCGCAAGAATGGcttttcaaaatcagaaatatGCGCTCCGTCTTCAGTCGTTGGCAAAACTCCGCTGCATCTTGGATCCAGGAGCAGGTAACACTCGCACGTTTCGATCCCCAAAGCCCTGAATTTTTCTGCAACGTTTAGAAAATGAGTTTAAATCTTAAAACCTCTTGGTAGTTTATCTGAAGAGATTGCAAAGTACCTGGCACTTCTGTGCAACATCTAGCAAACCCCACTTTGCATGCTAATCCCAGCAAATAGATATTCCGGCATTGCGTGCTGCTGAGAACAAAGCAGGCGCTTGGAAGTCTCTCCATCAGCTGTACCCACCCAGACCTCCTTGTTGTCTCTGACCTCGAGCAAGGTCTTTCGAGCTGTCGGAAAGAAGACacaggaagcagaaaaatggaaagggtACCAAACTGAAGACAGTATTCTTCAGCCAACTGAACACTTGGATCCCCCGCGGGAGAGTGCGGAACCTACCTTCAGAGTAGGACGCAGCTGGCTTCGCGTTTCCACCGGAGCGGCGGGGAGCCCAGCCAAGTTCAGGGTGGGCCGGCAGGAGGCTGCTGCTTAAATAGCCCCTCCCGGCGCTGTTAGCCAGTCATCTATTTAGCCAGCCTTGACGCAGACGGGCAGCAACACGTGCTCCGGGGCGGCCACTGGGGCGACGACCGATTGAAGTGGCTCCTGGGAGAGAGGGGGCGATGGCTCTGTGGAGTTGGTGTCGGGTGTCCCGCCCCCCTCtttgttggtgggggggggggggagcttccTCTCCCAGATCTGTCCcgctccctctccctttctcattctAGGGTGGGAAGCCTAGGTGTGGGGAAATCTCCTCCAGGATGGAGAAACTGCTGGAGAGTTTGGTCTGCTTTGGGGACCGCAGGGGGCCGGCCAGGGAACCGGGGACGcggcgggcggggtggggtggggtggggtggggtgactAGACAGGGCTGGGGGTCAGAAGTGTAATTCTGAGCTGGAGGGGTGTTGGCTCCCCTCGGAACCTCCCTGGCTGCGCTCTGGATGTTTGGATCAGTGAGTGGGCttccagggggagggaggggtcttCACTGTCTTCTTCACGGTCCTAGGAAAAGCCCTGGAGGTTCTCCAGGATTCCTAGGGCTTGTGTTCCCCGGTCAGTGAAAAGGGTTCCGGCCGGAGCTGGCTCCTGGACTCCCAACCTCTGTTCACGCggctgtaaagtggggatgacaCCACAGGGCTTTGCTCAGAGTTTGGGAAAGGGCTGTGTTTTCCTCCGGGGCTGAATTAGCTCCTGCTCGCGGCGCGCGCGGCTCCCGGTCGCCGACAAGTGGCGCCAGCGAGCGTCCCAAAGAGCCCCCGCTCCGCGTTCCCCTCCGGCAACGGCATCCGCCGCTCCCACCTTCCCGGAGTCGCCGAGCGCCCACGCCCGGGCCCGGTCTCCGCGCCAGCGGGGGCTGCTCGGCTTGGACGAGCAGGGGTCACTCGACGCCCGCAGGGGGCAACGAGGCACCGAGGCCGCCCCGCGTCCTTCCCTGCGCGATCGCGCCCCTGGCTCGTGTGCCAGGCGACCGGCGCCAGGGCGCCGTGGTGCCCAAGCCCGTCGCCGACCTGAAGCCGTTTGCGTTGGTGCTCTAGTTCGCCGCGTCCCCGCGAAAGGCACCGCCAACCGCCTCGCCACCGAGGCCTCCCAGCCTGAGACCCGGGGGGTCGCGTCTACCCCTCGTCCCGTCCCAGGACCCTccattcctcttctcctttccctccagaGGATTTGGAAGTGCTTCTTTCAAAACTGGCATCTGTGGGGCTCAGCTGTGGGGCTCCGGAGATGGCGGGACCACGGGGAGCGCTGCGaggcggcaggggtggggggcgggggagacacTTCTGGTtgcacccctccccctttctAAACTCTAGACGCTGCAGTATTTCTGCCACCTAAAGGAAACGTTTCTGAAAAGGCAGCAGCAGATAAAATGTTTTCCCACGAGTCTGCTGCGAAGGTTGTGTAGTTCAGTCGGAGAGACTAGTTTTATTCCTGACCGTGGCCAAGACATTTCTGGGAACATAAACTTGTTATAAAACAGAgtcatggaggggcgcctgggtggctcggtcggctaagcgccagatttcagctcaggtcacgatctcgcggttcctgagttggagccccccaggtccggctctgtgctgacagcacagagcctggaacctgcttcagattctgtgtctccctctctctctgcccctcccccacccatgctctgtctctctcattaaaaatgaataaatgttttaaaaaaattttttaaaaatcgcaTAACGGGCTTGTTCAATTGTCGCTAGAGCTTCTGATTCTGAGGTgaggcccaagaatctgcatttctagcaagttccccaTGATGCGCCTCCTGGTGGCCCCCGAGCAtacattgagaaccactgctgtagaATTTCCCTATGGTAAGCCGGTTActtaacttccttccttccatgcatttcattaataattaatatttattgaacccttgctttgtgccaggcattggggATTCAGTATGAACAATGATGACAGTATAATGggagagcagaaaaaaacaagtaaacgTACATACACCccctggtgattctgatgtatTTGGGGGGCCCTTTGGGTGGAGGAGGTCGGGCACCATCCCAGAGAAATGTTTTGatgagggggagggaaggaatgagGCTCCGGGTTCAGAAAGAAGAGTCTGGTTGTGATGTGAAAGGTGTTCCAAGTGAGAGGGGAGACCGTAAGTCAGGATCTGTTAGGAAGGCCAGGAGGGATCAAGATAGATTTATATTTAGGATATAACCCATTATGAAACTATTAATTATTATGAAACATACTAAACATTATGAAAGTaatgtgttcatcagagataattcagaaaataagtaaaagtagggaaaaaaggaaaaattccatCACCCCGGAACAGCCACTATTAACCTCTTGGTGTTCGAGAAGCCTGTGGAGGCAGTGAAACTGGGTGACTGAGGCTGACCTCGAGGCTCCATGTCgtgagccaggggaggagggtgtgGAGAATTACCCAAGACAAGGAATTCAGGTATGAGAGCAGGTTTGGGATATGAGGGTGAGGTAGGTAATGAGTCTAATTAATAGAAGATTGAACTCACTGCTTGTGCATGGGCGGTCCAGGAGCACGTTGAGAATGAGCCCTGAGCAGtgccctctctgtcccccacctgcCCAACCCTCACCCCGTTACCACTGAGCGAGACTCACCAGCTGGGGTCCAGAACGTGGAGGGTCCTTCCCCTCATGCAGGGGGCTGAGAGCATGGAAGCCGTATCCAGATGTAGCATTTGAGACGGAGCAGTGGTGAGACTTTAACTGGTTTTAGAATCTGGAAATTTCCATCTGATTGTGCTGAAAAGCAGTTAAGTGAAGTCCTGTTTAGAGTTAAGGCGGTGTCTCCAGCGGGTGGTCCTTGCAACAGATGCAATCACTTCAATGTAGGATTTTTAGCCACGGGAAGGATCTCAAAGACATTTGTCCATTTTGCACTTGTAGAAAACTCAGTGGCATTTGCAGGGACATACTAGAGCCTCCTAATTTATTATCCACAGAATTTAAACTTGTTACAAGTAACCCCCGTTTGAAAGAAGTCAGGAGACTCT
The DNA window shown above is from Neofelis nebulosa isolate mNeoNeb1 chromosome 5, mNeoNeb1.pri, whole genome shotgun sequence and carries:
- the CCK gene encoding cholecystokinin; the protein is MNGGVCLCVLMAVLAAGALAQPVPAADPAGPGAQQEEEALRRQLRAVQKVDGEPRAHLGALLARYIQQARKAPSGRMSVIKNLQSLDPSHRISDRDYMGWMDFGRRSAEEYEYPS